The following are from one region of the Carassius gibelio isolate Cgi1373 ecotype wild population from Czech Republic chromosome A13, carGib1.2-hapl.c, whole genome shotgun sequence genome:
- the nt5c2a gene encoding 5'-nucleotidase, cytosolic IIa isoform X1 has protein sequence MTTSWSDRLQNYADLPANMDGLSVKKFKREVHQSLPQELAHCHPSTRVFVNRSLAMEKIKCFGFDMDYTLAVYKSPEYESLGFDLTVERLVSIGYPQELLNFVYDPAFPTRGLVFDTMYGNLLKVDAYGNILVCAHGFNFMRGPEIRELYPNKFIQRGDTERFYILNTLFNLPETYLFACLVDFFTSCSRYTSCEMGFKDGDLFMSYKSMFQDVRDAVDWVHFKGSLKEKTVENMEKYVVKDAKLPLLLSRMNEVDKVFLVTNSDYKYTDKIMTYLFDFPHGPKAGMPHRPWQSYFDVIVVDARKPVFFGEGTVLRQVDTTTGRLKIGTYTGPLQHGIVYSGGSSDIVCDLLGAKGKDILYIGDHIFGDILKSKKRQGWRTFLVIPELAQELHVWTDKSTLFEELQSLDIFLAELYKHLDSSSNERPDISSLQRRIKKVTHDMDMCYGMMGSLFRSGSRQTLFASQVMRYADLYAASFINLLYYPFSYLFRAAHVLMPHESTVEHTHVDINDIESPMATRNRHSIDFRDRECKRHQLTRSISEINPPHLFPLTPQEITHCHDEDDDEEEEEEEEE, from the exons ATGACAACCTCTTGGAGTGATCGGCTCCAGAATTATGCAGACCTTCCTGCCAACATGGACGGTTTATCTGTGAAGAAGTTCAAAAGAGAGGTGCATCAGAG CTTACCACAGGAACTGGCGCACTGTCATCCTTCTACGAG AGTTTTTGTCAATAGAAGTTTGGCAATGGAGAAGATCAAATGCTTTGGctttgatatggactacactctAGCAG TGTATAAGTCTCCAGAGTATGAATCTCTTGGCTTTGATCTGACTGTGGAAAGACTGGTTTCCATTGGTTACCCACAAGAGCTGCTAAACTTTGTCTATGACCCTGCTTTTCCCACAAG AGGCTTGGTGTTTGATACGATGTATGGAAACCTGCTGAAAGTAGATGCGTATGGAAACATCCTTGTGTGCGCTCATGGTTTTAACTTCATGCGTGG tccaGAGATAAGAGAGCTGTACCCAAACAAGTTCATTCAGCGGGGAGATACAGAGCGATTCTACATCCTCAACACACTTTTCAACCTCCCAG AGACATACCTCTTTGCCTGCCTGGTTGACTTCTTCACTAGTTGCTCCAGATATACAAG TTGTGAGATGGGCTTTAAAGATGGAGATCTTTTCATGTCTTATAAGAGCATGTTTCAGGATGTCAGAGATGCTGTGGATTGGGTCCATTTCAAG GGCTCGCTAAAAGAGAAAACGGTTGAAAATATGGAGAAATATGTGGTGAAGGAT GCCAAATTACCGTTGCTTCTAAGCCGAATGAACGAAGTTGACAAAGTGTTCCTTGTTACCAACAGTGACTACAAATACACAGAT aaaatcatgacATACTTGTTTGATTTTCCACATGGTCCCAAA GCTGGTATGCCTCATCGGCCCTGGCAGTCCTACTTTGACGTTATTGTGGTGGATGCCAGGAAGCCAGTGTTCTTCGGAGAGGGCACAGTCCTGAGACAGGTGGACACG ACTACTGGAAGACTGAAGATCGGAACATATACAGGTCCCTTGCAGCATGGCATTGTATATTCTGGTG GTTCCTCAGACATAGTTTGTGACCTACTTGGAGCAAAAGGAAAGGACATCTTGTACATCGGTGACCACATCTTTGGAGACATCCTGAAGTCTAAGAAGCGTCAGGGCTGGAGAACGTTCCTGGTGATTCCTGAGCTGGCTCAGGAGCTGCACGTGTGGACCGACAAGAGCA CGCTGTTTGAGGAACTCCAGAGTCTGGACATTTTCCTGGCAGAGCTCTATAA GCATTTGGACAGCAGCAGTAATGAGAGACCTGATATCAGCTCTCTTCAGAGGAGGATTAAG AAAGTGACCCATGACATGGACATGTGCTATGGAATGATGGGAAGTCTGTTCCGAAGCGGCTCTCGTCAGACTCTCTTTGCCTCTCAAGTAATGCGTTATGCAGACCTATACGCTGCGTCTTTCATCAATCTCCTGTACTACCCTTTCAGCTACCTGTTCAGAGCCGCCCACGTCCTG ATGCCTCATGAGTCCACCGTGGAGCACACTCACGTGGACATCAACGACATAGAGTCGCCCATGGCCACACGCAACCGCCACTCTATCGACTTCAGAGACCGTGAGTGCAAGAGACACCAGCTGACCCGCTCCATCAGCGAAATCAACCCTCCACACCTCTTCCCCCTGACGCCACAGGAGATCACGCACTGCCACGATGAGgatgacgatgaggaggaagaggaagaggaggaagaataA
- the nt5c2a gene encoding 5'-nucleotidase, cytosolic IIa isoform X3 produces the protein MEKIKCFGFDMDYTLAVYKSPEYESLGFDLTVERLVSIGYPQELLNFVYDPAFPTRGLVFDTMYGNLLKVDAYGNILVCAHGFNFMRGPEIRELYPNKFIQRGDTERFYILNTLFNLPETYLFACLVDFFTSCSRYTSCEMGFKDGDLFMSYKSMFQDVRDAVDWVHFKGSLKEKTVENMEKYVVKDAKLPLLLSRMNEVDKVFLVTNSDYKYTDKIMTYLFDFPHGPKAGMPHRPWQSYFDVIVVDARKPVFFGEGTVLRQVDTTTGRLKIGTYTGPLQHGIVYSGGSSDIVCDLLGAKGKDILYIGDHIFGDILKSKKRQGWRTFLVIPELAQELHVWTDKSTLFEELQSLDIFLAELYKHLDSSSNERPDISSLQRRIKKVTHDMDMCYGMMGSLFRSGSRQTLFASQVMRYADLYAASFINLLYYPFSYLFRAAHVLMPHESTVEHTHVDINDIESPMATRNRHSIDFRDRECKRHQLTRSISEINPPHLFPLTPQEITHCHDEDDDEEEEEEEEE, from the exons ATGGAGAAGATCAAATGCTTTGGctttgatatggactacactctAGCAG TGTATAAGTCTCCAGAGTATGAATCTCTTGGCTTTGATCTGACTGTGGAAAGACTGGTTTCCATTGGTTACCCACAAGAGCTGCTAAACTTTGTCTATGACCCTGCTTTTCCCACAAG AGGCTTGGTGTTTGATACGATGTATGGAAACCTGCTGAAAGTAGATGCGTATGGAAACATCCTTGTGTGCGCTCATGGTTTTAACTTCATGCGTGG tccaGAGATAAGAGAGCTGTACCCAAACAAGTTCATTCAGCGGGGAGATACAGAGCGATTCTACATCCTCAACACACTTTTCAACCTCCCAG AGACATACCTCTTTGCCTGCCTGGTTGACTTCTTCACTAGTTGCTCCAGATATACAAG TTGTGAGATGGGCTTTAAAGATGGAGATCTTTTCATGTCTTATAAGAGCATGTTTCAGGATGTCAGAGATGCTGTGGATTGGGTCCATTTCAAG GGCTCGCTAAAAGAGAAAACGGTTGAAAATATGGAGAAATATGTGGTGAAGGAT GCCAAATTACCGTTGCTTCTAAGCCGAATGAACGAAGTTGACAAAGTGTTCCTTGTTACCAACAGTGACTACAAATACACAGAT aaaatcatgacATACTTGTTTGATTTTCCACATGGTCCCAAA GCTGGTATGCCTCATCGGCCCTGGCAGTCCTACTTTGACGTTATTGTGGTGGATGCCAGGAAGCCAGTGTTCTTCGGAGAGGGCACAGTCCTGAGACAGGTGGACACG ACTACTGGAAGACTGAAGATCGGAACATATACAGGTCCCTTGCAGCATGGCATTGTATATTCTGGTG GTTCCTCAGACATAGTTTGTGACCTACTTGGAGCAAAAGGAAAGGACATCTTGTACATCGGTGACCACATCTTTGGAGACATCCTGAAGTCTAAGAAGCGTCAGGGCTGGAGAACGTTCCTGGTGATTCCTGAGCTGGCTCAGGAGCTGCACGTGTGGACCGACAAGAGCA CGCTGTTTGAGGAACTCCAGAGTCTGGACATTTTCCTGGCAGAGCTCTATAA GCATTTGGACAGCAGCAGTAATGAGAGACCTGATATCAGCTCTCTTCAGAGGAGGATTAAG AAAGTGACCCATGACATGGACATGTGCTATGGAATGATGGGAAGTCTGTTCCGAAGCGGCTCTCGTCAGACTCTCTTTGCCTCTCAAGTAATGCGTTATGCAGACCTATACGCTGCGTCTTTCATCAATCTCCTGTACTACCCTTTCAGCTACCTGTTCAGAGCCGCCCACGTCCTG ATGCCTCATGAGTCCACCGTGGAGCACACTCACGTGGACATCAACGACATAGAGTCGCCCATGGCCACACGCAACCGCCACTCTATCGACTTCAGAGACCGTGAGTGCAAGAGACACCAGCTGACCCGCTCCATCAGCGAAATCAACCCTCCACACCTCTTCCCCCTGACGCCACAGGAGATCACGCACTGCCACGATGAGgatgacgatgaggaggaagaggaagaggaggaagaataA
- the nt5c2a gene encoding 5'-nucleotidase, cytosolic IIa isoform X2, producing MTTSWSDRLQNYADLPANMDGLSVKKFKREVHQRVFVNRSLAMEKIKCFGFDMDYTLAVYKSPEYESLGFDLTVERLVSIGYPQELLNFVYDPAFPTRGLVFDTMYGNLLKVDAYGNILVCAHGFNFMRGPEIRELYPNKFIQRGDTERFYILNTLFNLPETYLFACLVDFFTSCSRYTSCEMGFKDGDLFMSYKSMFQDVRDAVDWVHFKGSLKEKTVENMEKYVVKDAKLPLLLSRMNEVDKVFLVTNSDYKYTDKIMTYLFDFPHGPKAGMPHRPWQSYFDVIVVDARKPVFFGEGTVLRQVDTTTGRLKIGTYTGPLQHGIVYSGGSSDIVCDLLGAKGKDILYIGDHIFGDILKSKKRQGWRTFLVIPELAQELHVWTDKSTLFEELQSLDIFLAELYKHLDSSSNERPDISSLQRRIKKVTHDMDMCYGMMGSLFRSGSRQTLFASQVMRYADLYAASFINLLYYPFSYLFRAAHVLMPHESTVEHTHVDINDIESPMATRNRHSIDFRDRECKRHQLTRSISEINPPHLFPLTPQEITHCHDEDDDEEEEEEEEE from the exons ATGACAACCTCTTGGAGTGATCGGCTCCAGAATTATGCAGACCTTCCTGCCAACATGGACGGTTTATCTGTGAAGAAGTTCAAAAGAGAGGTGCATCAGAG AGTTTTTGTCAATAGAAGTTTGGCAATGGAGAAGATCAAATGCTTTGGctttgatatggactacactctAGCAG TGTATAAGTCTCCAGAGTATGAATCTCTTGGCTTTGATCTGACTGTGGAAAGACTGGTTTCCATTGGTTACCCACAAGAGCTGCTAAACTTTGTCTATGACCCTGCTTTTCCCACAAG AGGCTTGGTGTTTGATACGATGTATGGAAACCTGCTGAAAGTAGATGCGTATGGAAACATCCTTGTGTGCGCTCATGGTTTTAACTTCATGCGTGG tccaGAGATAAGAGAGCTGTACCCAAACAAGTTCATTCAGCGGGGAGATACAGAGCGATTCTACATCCTCAACACACTTTTCAACCTCCCAG AGACATACCTCTTTGCCTGCCTGGTTGACTTCTTCACTAGTTGCTCCAGATATACAAG TTGTGAGATGGGCTTTAAAGATGGAGATCTTTTCATGTCTTATAAGAGCATGTTTCAGGATGTCAGAGATGCTGTGGATTGGGTCCATTTCAAG GGCTCGCTAAAAGAGAAAACGGTTGAAAATATGGAGAAATATGTGGTGAAGGAT GCCAAATTACCGTTGCTTCTAAGCCGAATGAACGAAGTTGACAAAGTGTTCCTTGTTACCAACAGTGACTACAAATACACAGAT aaaatcatgacATACTTGTTTGATTTTCCACATGGTCCCAAA GCTGGTATGCCTCATCGGCCCTGGCAGTCCTACTTTGACGTTATTGTGGTGGATGCCAGGAAGCCAGTGTTCTTCGGAGAGGGCACAGTCCTGAGACAGGTGGACACG ACTACTGGAAGACTGAAGATCGGAACATATACAGGTCCCTTGCAGCATGGCATTGTATATTCTGGTG GTTCCTCAGACATAGTTTGTGACCTACTTGGAGCAAAAGGAAAGGACATCTTGTACATCGGTGACCACATCTTTGGAGACATCCTGAAGTCTAAGAAGCGTCAGGGCTGGAGAACGTTCCTGGTGATTCCTGAGCTGGCTCAGGAGCTGCACGTGTGGACCGACAAGAGCA CGCTGTTTGAGGAACTCCAGAGTCTGGACATTTTCCTGGCAGAGCTCTATAA GCATTTGGACAGCAGCAGTAATGAGAGACCTGATATCAGCTCTCTTCAGAGGAGGATTAAG AAAGTGACCCATGACATGGACATGTGCTATGGAATGATGGGAAGTCTGTTCCGAAGCGGCTCTCGTCAGACTCTCTTTGCCTCTCAAGTAATGCGTTATGCAGACCTATACGCTGCGTCTTTCATCAATCTCCTGTACTACCCTTTCAGCTACCTGTTCAGAGCCGCCCACGTCCTG ATGCCTCATGAGTCCACCGTGGAGCACACTCACGTGGACATCAACGACATAGAGTCGCCCATGGCCACACGCAACCGCCACTCTATCGACTTCAGAGACCGTGAGTGCAAGAGACACCAGCTGACCCGCTCCATCAGCGAAATCAACCCTCCACACCTCTTCCCCCTGACGCCACAGGAGATCACGCACTGCCACGATGAGgatgacgatgaggaggaagaggaagaggaggaagaataA
- the nt5c2a gene encoding 5'-nucleotidase, cytosolic IIa isoform X4: protein MEEMVNKFLCGLDDCILYKSPEYESLGFDLTVERLVSIGYPQELLNFVYDPAFPTRGLVFDTMYGNLLKVDAYGNILVCAHGFNFMRGPEIRELYPNKFIQRGDTERFYILNTLFNLPETYLFACLVDFFTSCSRYTSCEMGFKDGDLFMSYKSMFQDVRDAVDWVHFKGSLKEKTVENMEKYVVKDAKLPLLLSRMNEVDKVFLVTNSDYKYTDKIMTYLFDFPHGPKAGMPHRPWQSYFDVIVVDARKPVFFGEGTVLRQVDTTTGRLKIGTYTGPLQHGIVYSGGSSDIVCDLLGAKGKDILYIGDHIFGDILKSKKRQGWRTFLVIPELAQELHVWTDKSTLFEELQSLDIFLAELYKHLDSSSNERPDISSLQRRIKKVTHDMDMCYGMMGSLFRSGSRQTLFASQVMRYADLYAASFINLLYYPFSYLFRAAHVLMPHESTVEHTHVDINDIESPMATRNRHSIDFRDRECKRHQLTRSISEINPPHLFPLTPQEITHCHDEDDDEEEEEEEEE from the exons ATGGAGGAAATGGTTAACAAGTTCCTTTGTGGTTTAGACGATTGCATTT TGTATAAGTCTCCAGAGTATGAATCTCTTGGCTTTGATCTGACTGTGGAAAGACTGGTTTCCATTGGTTACCCACAAGAGCTGCTAAACTTTGTCTATGACCCTGCTTTTCCCACAAG AGGCTTGGTGTTTGATACGATGTATGGAAACCTGCTGAAAGTAGATGCGTATGGAAACATCCTTGTGTGCGCTCATGGTTTTAACTTCATGCGTGG tccaGAGATAAGAGAGCTGTACCCAAACAAGTTCATTCAGCGGGGAGATACAGAGCGATTCTACATCCTCAACACACTTTTCAACCTCCCAG AGACATACCTCTTTGCCTGCCTGGTTGACTTCTTCACTAGTTGCTCCAGATATACAAG TTGTGAGATGGGCTTTAAAGATGGAGATCTTTTCATGTCTTATAAGAGCATGTTTCAGGATGTCAGAGATGCTGTGGATTGGGTCCATTTCAAG GGCTCGCTAAAAGAGAAAACGGTTGAAAATATGGAGAAATATGTGGTGAAGGAT GCCAAATTACCGTTGCTTCTAAGCCGAATGAACGAAGTTGACAAAGTGTTCCTTGTTACCAACAGTGACTACAAATACACAGAT aaaatcatgacATACTTGTTTGATTTTCCACATGGTCCCAAA GCTGGTATGCCTCATCGGCCCTGGCAGTCCTACTTTGACGTTATTGTGGTGGATGCCAGGAAGCCAGTGTTCTTCGGAGAGGGCACAGTCCTGAGACAGGTGGACACG ACTACTGGAAGACTGAAGATCGGAACATATACAGGTCCCTTGCAGCATGGCATTGTATATTCTGGTG GTTCCTCAGACATAGTTTGTGACCTACTTGGAGCAAAAGGAAAGGACATCTTGTACATCGGTGACCACATCTTTGGAGACATCCTGAAGTCTAAGAAGCGTCAGGGCTGGAGAACGTTCCTGGTGATTCCTGAGCTGGCTCAGGAGCTGCACGTGTGGACCGACAAGAGCA CGCTGTTTGAGGAACTCCAGAGTCTGGACATTTTCCTGGCAGAGCTCTATAA GCATTTGGACAGCAGCAGTAATGAGAGACCTGATATCAGCTCTCTTCAGAGGAGGATTAAG AAAGTGACCCATGACATGGACATGTGCTATGGAATGATGGGAAGTCTGTTCCGAAGCGGCTCTCGTCAGACTCTCTTTGCCTCTCAAGTAATGCGTTATGCAGACCTATACGCTGCGTCTTTCATCAATCTCCTGTACTACCCTTTCAGCTACCTGTTCAGAGCCGCCCACGTCCTG ATGCCTCATGAGTCCACCGTGGAGCACACTCACGTGGACATCAACGACATAGAGTCGCCCATGGCCACACGCAACCGCCACTCTATCGACTTCAGAGACCGTGAGTGCAAGAGACACCAGCTGACCCGCTCCATCAGCGAAATCAACCCTCCACACCTCTTCCCCCTGACGCCACAGGAGATCACGCACTGCCACGATGAGgatgacgatgaggaggaagaggaagaggaggaagaataA